From a single Pochonia chlamydosporia 170 chromosome Unknown PCv3seq00010, whole genome shotgun sequence genomic region:
- a CDS encoding NlpC/P60-like cell-wall peptidase (similar to Cordyceps militaris CM01 XP_006671689.1), translating to MKFTIFTIALAATGGLAAVAAVPGVDSLEKRDGPGIVNAAASVKGTPYVYGGGGCNGPSKGGFDCSGLTQFSVCKGQGGKTIPRTAQQQYHSNMGRRIPRGQAAAGDMVFWGTNGDCANRVVHVGIVVRPGVMINAATPGTVVREQNIWTSSGGLSICPDAVRFW from the exons ATGAAGTTCACCATCTTTACCATCGCTCTTGCTGCCACTGGCGGCTTGGCCGCGGTTGCAGCCGTTCCCGGG GTCGACAGCCTCGAAAAACGAGACGGCCCGGGCATTGTCAATGCCGCAGCCAGCGTCAAAGGCACTCCATATGTTTacggcggcggtggttgCAACGGTCCCAGCAAAGGAGGATTCGACTGTTCTG GTCTCACCCAGTTTTCCGTGTGCAAAGGACAAGGTGGAAAAACTATTC CCCGCACCGCGCAGCAGCAATACCACTCCAACATGGGTCGACGTATTCCTCGAGGCCAAGCTGCGGCTGGAGATATGGTCTTCTGGGGCACCAATGGCGATTGCGCCAACAGAGTTGTTCATGTTGGTATCGTCGTCCGCCCTGGTGTCATGATCAACGCGGCTACTCCTGGAACTGTGGTTCGTGAACAAAACATCTGGACATCTAGTGGTGGTCTTTCGATCTGCCCTGATGCTGTGCGATTCTGGTAA
- a CDS encoding Acyl-CoA N-acyltransferase (similar to Metarhizium robertsii ARSEF 23 XP_007826084.2), producing MTTEYTIELIQPDEAGVAFFLTYYKAFRLEALQNDPSFFGSTYAREAPMPDEFWRNRVLNPSAKTYVAVDLADRGILSSVTMVRDVPVPPELRTHLANGTAHDEGDMMHWAVNGVYTAPRARRRGIAREVMTAAIKGTRDISSSEERPCLITVLVKNDNTSARALYEKLGFEVTECSEEEDTTRLVLWPADKK from the exons ATGACGACGGAGTACACGATTGAGCTAATCCAGCCTGACGAGGCAGGTGTCGCATTCTTCCTGACATATTACAAAGCATTTCGTCTAGAGGCATTGCAGAATGATCCATCTT TCTTTGGGTCAACCTATGCTCGAGAAGCCCCTATGCCAGATGAATTCTGGCGCAATCGTGTGCTCAACCCGAGCGCAAAGACCTATGTAGCGGTGGATTTGGCAGATAGAGGCATTCTGTCTTCTGTAACAATGGTACGCGATGTACCTGTGCCACCGGAGCTCAGGACGCATCTCGCCAACGGCACAGCACACGACGAGGGCGACATGATGCACTGGGCGGTGAATGGCGTTTACACCGCCCCGAGAGCACGGAGACGGGGTATTGCACGCGAGGTGATGACTGCGGCGATCAAGGGAACACGCGATATTTCCTCGTCGGAGGAGAGACCGTGCCTCATCACAGTTTTAGTCAAGAATGATAACACCAGTGCCAGGGCCTTGTACGAGAAACTCGGGTTCGAGGTTACAGAAtgcagcgaggaggaggatacAACGCGATTAGTACTCTGGCCGGCTGACAAGAAATGA